A portion of the Rhodanobacter sp. AS-Z3 genome contains these proteins:
- a CDS encoding YcgL domain-containing protein, with protein sequence MQCFVYASLRKAGSYLWLTKRDGFDALPESLVTLLGELRFVMEVPLDAQRKLPVEDAVQVLAHLHEQGWHLQVPPKESLATANHPAYTHSPQNDRGE encoded by the coding sequence ATGCAATGCTTTGTCTACGCCAGCCTGCGCAAGGCTGGCAGCTACCTGTGGCTGACCAAACGCGATGGCTTCGATGCGCTGCCGGAATCGCTGGTCACGCTGCTGGGTGAACTGCGTTTCGTTATGGAAGTTCCACTCGACGCGCAGCGCAAATTACCGGTCGAGGACGCCGTGCAAGTGCTCGCCCACCTGCATGAGCAAGGATGGCATTTGCAGGTGCCACCGAAGGAGTCCCTGGCGACCGCCAACCATCCCGCGTATACGCACTCGCCGCAGAATGATCGCGGCGAATGA
- a CDS encoding ankyrin repeat domain-containing protein, with amino-acid sequence MTQPKSRRHPPFLQALAWFLPGSLAVFAAGLVTHPLTLIPLLLANALTLAAVCHAIGFDPEPQFMRTVLRRGAAHLVMFTGYTVLVFALVAWPMMQLTHTPSLSAALLLAAALVLALVALWRLWPAYGLLFLWDDAYPRQRDGSWIFTATLRSIAFARHLSREERFFSHFLPVAFSMLVLSFGAIALTGLYGVLPPEPRIAAIVLYGIVLLPLGCLVIANRTLRALLCESRHSRRRVDQTPSTAHRPTLTESERTAGTPDQAAALLAATRDGDIERALALLEVGAAPDTAPPAEDRDQRPVLMLAALLPDTRLLRALIAKGADVNHASGGLTPLLAATRDSWHGRAEAVLTLLANGASPLATDAEGNTALHGAVLSADAGVAAMLLDAAAPINALNQAGISPLANACRAANWPLVKFLLEHGAKPAPADGEPALVAASSIADDDIEGVKLLLKHRAAINALDARHRHALITAASEGHEQIARVLCAANADVNLVDMHGSSALMEAARAGAGGIVQLLAEAKADAGLRDDHGRDALTLACQSPRADADTVRALLALGAAPKVPGTDGRSALDHAAAAGRWDLVALLDPDTPLPASLSADVLTEGADTPGHLLEALRSGHWAVVSGFNSRVREWPQTDLARLYLDLSTPGLAAGRRWLLDHGLAAEARLEAPRTDDADTGEIAELPPLGQRLFDALLRRLPDTTEALDDLLQAGASPAGAGLLALALLHANGAAQAAALPMKMLEAGADPFGPDARGRTPLQLAANTAQSALLQALLERGCDPNARDRDGRTPLFSALEHGAKALPLVRALIAHGADPEAADANGETALGLSLEHPAVERWLDWRDWSRPNRALRANDLPAAARAGALTSVQRLLELGFAVDTRDEQGATALLHACGAGHRDIAACLLEASADPTLAARSGVTPLAAAVAARREALVALLLQHQVAVDQRLPNDATALMAAAAMGYPEIAEQLIDAGADIEAVDSAGRSALHAAAQFGFEHNDSLRARRLFDVLLKRGAEINHADNEGKTPLLLLLGAQLRPGSNCDATHIGALIPLLLDAGAQVAHADQRGVTALHACAMHALLPPARVLLSRGADRNATDAFGRTAAEVARQLGYVDIAHELTARSGTIPSVRQTLRQPAQPAD; translated from the coding sequence ATGACCCAGCCCAAATCGCGTCGCCATCCGCCCTTCCTGCAAGCCTTGGCCTGGTTCTTACCCGGTTCGCTGGCGGTCTTCGCGGCCGGACTGGTCACTCATCCGCTGACCCTGATCCCCTTGCTGCTGGCCAACGCCTTGACCCTTGCCGCGGTCTGCCACGCGATCGGCTTTGATCCCGAACCGCAGTTCATGCGCACCGTGCTGCGCCGGGGCGCCGCGCACCTGGTGATGTTCACTGGCTACACCGTGCTGGTGTTCGCGCTGGTCGCCTGGCCGATGATGCAACTGACTCACACACCCAGCCTCAGTGCCGCGCTGCTGCTGGCCGCCGCGCTGGTGTTGGCACTGGTGGCGCTGTGGCGACTGTGGCCCGCTTATGGGCTGCTGTTTCTGTGGGATGACGCCTACCCGCGCCAACGTGACGGTTCGTGGATCTTCACCGCTACCTTGCGCAGCATCGCATTTGCCCGCCATCTGTCGCGCGAAGAACGCTTCTTCAGCCACTTTCTGCCGGTCGCCTTCTCGATGCTGGTGCTCTCTTTTGGCGCCATCGCACTGACCGGCTTGTATGGCGTGCTGCCGCCGGAGCCGCGCATTGCGGCGATCGTGCTCTACGGCATCGTGCTGCTGCCACTGGGTTGCCTGGTCATCGCCAACCGCACGCTTCGTGCGCTGTTGTGCGAAAGCCGCCACTCGCGCCGGCGCGTCGACCAAACGCCAAGCACCGCGCACCGGCCTACCCTCACCGAAAGCGAACGTACTGCCGGTACCCCTGATCAGGCAGCAGCGCTGCTCGCCGCCACCCGCGATGGCGATATCGAACGCGCACTGGCTCTGCTCGAAGTGGGTGCCGCTCCGGACACGGCACCGCCGGCGGAGGACCGCGACCAGCGCCCGGTCTTGATGCTGGCCGCGCTATTGCCGGACACCCGCTTGTTGCGCGCGCTGATCGCCAAGGGCGCCGACGTCAATCACGCCAGTGGCGGCCTGACCCCGCTGCTGGCCGCCACCCGCGACAGTTGGCATGGTCGCGCCGAAGCCGTGCTGACCTTGCTGGCCAACGGCGCCAGCCCGCTGGCCACCGATGCCGAAGGCAACACCGCGCTGCACGGAGCGGTGCTCAGCGCCGATGCCGGCGTGGCGGCCATGTTGCTGGACGCCGCCGCACCCATCAACGCGCTCAACCAGGCCGGCATCAGCCCGCTGGCCAACGCCTGTCGTGCGGCCAACTGGCCGCTGGTGAAATTCCTGCTGGAGCATGGCGCCAAACCGGCACCTGCCGACGGTGAGCCCGCACTGGTCGCCGCCAGCAGCATTGCCGACGATGACATCGAAGGCGTGAAGCTGCTGCTCAAGCATCGCGCGGCCATCAATGCGCTCGACGCGCGCCATCGACACGCCTTGATCACGGCCGCCAGTGAAGGGCACGAGCAAATCGCCCGCGTACTTTGTGCAGCGAACGCGGACGTGAACCTGGTCGACATGCACGGAAGCAGTGCGCTGATGGAAGCCGCACGCGCCGGTGCCGGCGGCATCGTGCAGCTATTGGCTGAAGCGAAAGCCGATGCCGGCCTGCGCGACGACCATGGCCGCGACGCACTGACCCTCGCCTGCCAGTCACCGCGTGCCGACGCGGATACCGTGCGTGCACTGCTGGCGCTGGGGGCCGCACCCAAGGTGCCCGGCACGGATGGTCGCAGCGCGCTCGACCACGCCGCCGCAGCCGGGCGCTGGGATCTGGTCGCCCTGCTCGATCCGGATACGCCGCTGCCAGCGAGTCTCAGCGCAGATGTCTTGACCGAGGGCGCCGATACACCGGGACACCTGCTTGAGGCGCTGCGCTCGGGCCACTGGGCGGTCGTTTCCGGTTTCAACAGTCGTGTGCGTGAATGGCCACAGACCGATCTGGCCAGACTGTACCTCGATCTGTCGACGCCCGGCCTCGCGGCAGGCCGGCGCTGGCTGCTCGATCACGGGCTGGCTGCCGAAGCACGACTTGAAGCACCACGCACCGATGATGCCGATACTGGCGAAATCGCCGAGCTGCCGCCGCTGGGCCAGCGCCTGTTCGATGCCTTGCTGCGTCGACTACCAGACACTACCGAGGCGCTCGACGACCTGCTGCAGGCTGGCGCAAGTCCCGCCGGCGCCGGCTTGCTGGCGCTGGCCTTGCTGCACGCGAACGGCGCGGCACAAGCAGCGGCCTTGCCCATGAAAATGCTTGAAGCAGGCGCCGATCCATTCGGCCCGGATGCACGTGGCCGCACACCGTTGCAGTTGGCCGCGAACACCGCGCAGTCGGCCTTGCTGCAGGCCCTGCTGGAACGTGGTTGCGACCCGAATGCTCGCGACCGCGACGGCCGCACACCGCTGTTTTCTGCGCTCGAACACGGCGCCAAGGCACTGCCGCTGGTACGTGCACTGATCGCCCACGGCGCCGATCCTGAAGCAGCCGATGCCAACGGTGAAACTGCGCTGGGCTTGTCGCTGGAACATCCTGCCGTCGAGCGCTGGCTCGATTGGCGTGACTGGTCCCGACCGAACCGTGCGCTGCGTGCCAATGATCTCCCCGCCGCGGCCAGGGCTGGCGCACTGACCAGCGTGCAGCGCCTGCTGGAACTGGGTTTTGCCGTGGACACCCGCGACGAACAAGGCGCCACCGCACTGTTACATGCCTGCGGCGCCGGTCATCGCGATATCGCTGCCTGCCTGCTGGAAGCCTCCGCCGACCCGACGCTGGCTGCGCGCAGCGGCGTCACTCCACTCGCCGCCGCCGTCGCCGCACGACGCGAAGCGCTGGTGGCGTTGTTGCTGCAACACCAGGTGGCAGTCGACCAGCGTTTGCCAAATGACGCTACGGCGTTGATGGCAGCGGCCGCGATGGGCTATCCGGAAATTGCCGAGCAATTGATCGACGCCGGCGCCGACATCGAAGCCGTCGACAGCGCCGGGCGCAGTGCATTGCATGCCGCGGCCCAGTTCGGCTTCGAGCACAACGACAGCCTGCGGGCGCGGCGCCTGTTCGACGTGCTGCTCAAGCGTGGCGCCGAGATCAACCACGCCGACAACGAGGGCAAGACGCCACTGTTGTTGTTGCTCGGCGCACAGCTGCGGCCCGGCAGCAACTGCGACGCCACCCACATCGGGGCACTGATACCGCTGTTGCTCGATGCCGGTGCCCAGGTTGCGCATGCCGATCAGCGCGGCGTCACCGCTCTGCACGCCTGCGCCATGCATGCGCTGCTGCCGCCAGCACGCGTGCTGCTGTCGCGTGGTGCCGACCGCAACGCCACCGATGCGTTCGGGCGCACCGCCGCCGAAGTGGCACGGCAACTCGGCTATGTCGACATCGCCCACGAACTGACCGCACGCAGCGGTACGATCCCCAGCGTGCGGCAGACCTTGCGCCAGCCCGCGCAGCCGGCAGACTAG
- a CDS encoding monovalent cation:proton antiporter-2 (CPA2) family protein yields the protein MDSHKILQTAVVFLLATVIAVPLTKRFRLGAVLGYLLAGIVIGPQLLGLISDTEGVATVSEFGVVLMLFVIGLELSPQRLWVMRRSVFGTGLAQVLATTIAIAAASYYLFGLSGKAAVIVGGSLALSSTAFGLQILAERKEAGSAYGRQVFSILLFQDLAAIPLIAAVPLLASSTAQDFNLIAVLRTVGMIIAVVVGGRYLLRPIFRFVARADSAEVFTATALLVVTGVALLMELTGASATLGAFLAGMVLADSEYRHELESNIEPFKGLLLGLFFISVGMSMDVSLLLHQPLLILELVVALLLLKGLLLWPLGRLLAGLNRSDTLRLLVLLACGGEFAFVVLRQAAEQQLIAVSQRDALVLAITLSMALTPLLVVLAARGLHLRPKKPTREFDAIDAAPPRVIIAGFGRVGQIIARLLRAQGIPFVALEHSAEQVDLSRRFGSIDLFFGDPARPELLRAAHADKAEVFVLATDDPEANLRTARLVRRQYPHLKIIARARNRQHVFRLMDMGVEEPVRETFHSSLKMTRKTLEALGLSPELAADRVERFRRYDEALLKRQALVYDDETKLIQSNRDALIDLQQLFEADAERSAERERERDPTTAQAGDGD from the coding sequence ATGGACAGCCACAAAATTCTGCAGACCGCAGTGGTGTTCCTGCTGGCCACGGTGATTGCCGTGCCGCTGACCAAGCGTTTCCGGCTGGGGGCCGTGCTTGGCTACCTGTTGGCTGGCATCGTGATTGGCCCGCAACTGCTTGGTCTGATCAGCGACACCGAAGGCGTCGCCACGGTGTCCGAGTTCGGCGTGGTGCTGATGCTGTTCGTGATCGGCCTCGAACTTTCGCCGCAGCGGCTGTGGGTGATGCGCCGGTCGGTATTCGGCACGGGCCTGGCACAGGTGCTGGCAACCACGATCGCGATTGCCGCGGCCAGCTACTACCTGTTCGGCCTGAGCGGGAAGGCGGCGGTGATCGTGGGTGGCAGTCTGGCGCTATCGTCCACGGCGTTCGGTCTGCAGATTCTGGCCGAGCGCAAGGAAGCTGGCTCGGCCTATGGGCGCCAGGTGTTCTCGATTCTGTTGTTTCAGGATCTGGCGGCCATTCCGTTGATTGCTGCGGTGCCGTTGCTGGCCTCGTCCACCGCCCAGGACTTCAACCTGATCGCGGTATTGCGCACGGTAGGCATGATTATCGCCGTGGTTGTTGGTGGTCGCTATCTGCTGCGTCCGATCTTTCGCTTCGTGGCCAGGGCTGATTCGGCTGAGGTGTTTACTGCCACCGCCTTGCTGGTGGTGACGGGCGTTGCCTTGTTGATGGAGCTGACCGGCGCGTCGGCAACCCTGGGTGCGTTTCTCGCCGGCATGGTGCTGGCCGACTCCGAGTATCGGCACGAGCTGGAATCGAACATCGAGCCGTTCAAGGGCCTGCTGCTGGGTTTGTTCTTCATCAGCGTCGGCATGTCGATGGATGTCTCGCTGTTGCTGCATCAGCCGCTGCTGATCCTGGAGCTGGTGGTCGCCTTGTTGCTGTTGAAGGGGCTGCTGTTGTGGCCGCTGGGACGACTGCTGGCCGGGCTCAACCGTTCCGATACCTTGCGTCTGCTGGTGTTGCTTGCCTGCGGTGGCGAGTTTGCCTTCGTGGTGTTGCGCCAGGCCGCCGAGCAGCAGCTGATTGCGGTGAGCCAACGTGATGCGCTGGTGCTGGCGATCACCTTGTCGATGGCGTTGACGCCACTGCTGGTGGTATTGGCGGCGCGTGGCCTGCACCTGCGGCCGAAGAAACCCACGCGTGAATTCGACGCCATCGATGCGGCGCCGCCACGGGTGATCATTGCCGGTTTCGGCCGCGTGGGCCAGATCATTGCCCGCTTGTTGCGCGCGCAAGGTATCCCGTTCGTGGCGCTGGAACATTCAGCCGAACAGGTGGATCTGTCGCGTCGATTTGGCAGCATTGATCTGTTCTTTGGCGATCCGGCGCGACCGGAACTGTTGCGTGCCGCGCACGCCGACAAGGCTGAGGTGTTCGTGCTGGCCACCGACGATCCGGAGGCCAACCTGCGCACCGCGCGGCTGGTTCGGCGGCAGTACCCACACCTGAAAATCATCGCGCGAGCACGCAATCGCCAGCATGTATTTCGGCTGATGGACATGGGCGTGGAAGAGCCGGTGCGCGAGACGTTCCACTCCAGTCTCAAGATGACCCGGAAGACGCTGGAGGCACTGGGGCTGTCGCCCGAACTGGCGGCGGACCGGGTCGAGCGCTTTCGTCGCTATGACGAGGCCTTGCTGAAAAGGCAGGCGCTGGTTTACGACGACGAGACCAAGCTGATCCAGAGCAATCGCGATGCGCTGATCGATCTGCAGCAATTGTTCGAGGCCGACGCCGAGCGCAGCGCTGAGCGCGAGCGTGAACGCGACCCGACCACGGCACAGGCAGGCGACGGCGACTGA
- a CDS encoding diguanylate cyclase translates to MTAIEQLRINGGLPSPKGVALAIMQISRREDATLEEISRLVQTDPVTASRLLHMANAANVAGRPIASVPDAIVRLGLTVVRQLAMGFSLVDQYRNGACAAFDYSRFWSRSLLMAVAMQELGKCVRIAPPDELFACGLLAQIGYLALATLYPEEYARFLRESTEQTVEQERQHLHIDHNELTSAILQECGIPNALAEPVLFHEAPETSGFAEGSRPHQLTHLFHQAKRLADMSLAPADERHAHVAELMLLGGKIGLDADELSVLIDNVHARWRNWSELLNVPDSDELPFAELISAPREVLAGKSIPTMTNVLWVSGARDVRMALEKVVGEMTGQVVHSAEDAEEGLALAVQLVPQIVIVDARLPGMDGWAFCHALRATSWGQSIYLIMLANMDSPGEINQAAEARINDCLSPAEVARLLPLRMSAARQYVKLLGHWEQDRAQLKQFSAELALSNRKLQRYALIDQLTGLQNRRAGMEALTQAWSACERSGEPVTMMMIDIDKFKEVNDTHGHAVGDKVLGAVAEVMRNSARKEDTVCRMGGEEFLVICRNANLKSSLIAAERLRKAVAELKVRFEAEWLSVTVSIGIACKEPGMADPGTLVNAADKALYAAKAKGRNRICHFRSGKVHLDE, encoded by the coding sequence ATGACAGCCATCGAACAATTGCGAATCAATGGCGGATTGCCCAGTCCCAAGGGTGTGGCGCTGGCGATCATGCAGATCAGCCGGCGCGAAGATGCCACCCTGGAGGAAATCAGCCGGCTGGTGCAGACCGATCCGGTCACGGCGAGCCGACTGTTGCACATGGCCAACGCCGCCAATGTCGCGGGTCGCCCGATTGCCAGTGTTCCCGACGCCATCGTTCGCCTTGGTCTGACGGTCGTGCGCCAGTTGGCGATGGGTTTTTCGCTGGTCGACCAATATCGCAACGGCGCCTGCGCGGCATTCGACTATTCGCGGTTCTGGTCGCGCTCGTTGTTGATGGCAGTGGCCATGCAGGAGCTCGGCAAGTGCGTTCGCATCGCGCCACCTGACGAACTGTTTGCCTGTGGGCTGCTGGCACAGATCGGCTATCTGGCGTTGGCCACGCTGTATCCGGAAGAGTACGCCCGCTTCCTGCGGGAATCGACCGAGCAAACGGTGGAGCAGGAACGACAGCACCTGCATATCGATCACAACGAGCTTACGTCGGCGATCCTGCAGGAGTGTGGCATTCCCAACGCACTGGCCGAGCCGGTGCTGTTCCACGAGGCGCCCGAGACGTCCGGTTTTGCGGAGGGCTCGCGACCGCACCAGCTCACCCACCTGTTCCACCAGGCGAAGCGGTTGGCTGACATGAGTCTGGCGCCGGCGGACGAGCGCCATGCGCATGTCGCCGAGTTGATGCTGCTGGGTGGAAAGATCGGCCTTGATGCCGATGAATTGAGTGTGTTGATCGACAACGTCCACGCACGCTGGCGTAACTGGAGTGAGTTGCTGAATGTGCCGGACAGCGACGAGCTGCCGTTTGCCGAGTTGATCAGCGCGCCGCGTGAGGTATTGGCAGGCAAGTCGATCCCGACCATGACCAACGTGCTGTGGGTATCCGGCGCGCGGGACGTGCGGATGGCTCTGGAAAAAGTCGTGGGCGAGATGACCGGTCAGGTCGTGCACTCCGCCGAGGATGCTGAGGAGGGTCTGGCGTTGGCGGTGCAACTGGTGCCACAGATCGTGATTGTCGATGCGCGCCTTCCCGGCATGGATGGCTGGGCGTTCTGCCATGCCTTGCGCGCCACTTCGTGGGGGCAGTCCATTTATCTGATCATGCTGGCGAACATGGACTCGCCCGGTGAAATCAATCAGGCAGCGGAAGCCCGGATCAACGATTGCCTCAGTCCGGCCGAGGTGGCTCGCCTGTTGCCGTTGCGCATGAGCGCGGCCAGGCAGTACGTGAAGTTGCTTGGTCACTGGGAGCAGGACCGGGCCCAACTCAAGCAATTTTCTGCCGAGCTGGCGTTGAGCAATCGAAAGTTGCAGCGTTATGCGCTGATTGATCAACTGACCGGCCTGCAGAATCGGCGTGCCGGCATGGAAGCGTTGACCCAGGCATGGAGCGCCTGCGAGCGCTCCGGCGAACCGGTGACGATGATGATGATCGACATCGACAAGTTCAAGGAAGTGAACGACACGCACGGCCATGCCGTGGGTGACAAGGTACTTGGCGCGGTGGCGGAAGTGATGCGCAATTCCGCGCGCAAGGAAGACACCGTTTGTCGCATGGGCGGAGAGGAATTTCTGGTGATCTGCCGCAATGCCAATCTGAAGTCCTCGTTGATTGCCGCCGAGCGTTTGCGCAAGGCGGTGGCTGAGCTGAAGGTGCGTTTCGAGGCCGAATGGCTGAGCGTCACGGTCAGCATCGGCATTGCGTGCAAGGAGCCGGGCATGGCTGATCCCGGCACCCTGGTCAATGCTGCCGACAAGGCGCTGTACGCCGCCAAGGCGAAAGGACGCAACCGTATTTGTCACTTCCGCAGTGGCAAGGTGCATCTGGACGAATGA
- the dcp gene encoding peptidyl-dipeptidase Dcp: MLRLRTIVIATTMALAACSQQPENTAAPAPAASASSASSTAPAASDISSNPFYNASTLPFHAPPFDKIHDADYQPAIDEGMKQHLAEIEKIANNPEAPTFENTYVAMQKSGAMLTRVLASFDAVTGANNDDALQKVQEEEAPKLAAHSDAIYLDSKLFQRVQTIYDQRDTLKLDPESARLVEVVYKNFVHAGAKLSDADKAKLKDLNKEESTLSTAFTNMLLAATKDAAPVIDDKAKLAGLSEAQLASASQAGKDRQQDGKYVLSLQNTTQQPELQNLTDRATRQALFEASWTRAEKGDANDTRKTIERLAQVRAQQAKLLGFPNYAAWKLDDQMAKTPDAALKFMQDLVPAVTGRAKLEAADIQQVIDQQHGGFKVQPWDWDFYAEQVRKAKYDLDESQIKPYFELDNVLQNGVFYAANQLYGITFKERKDIPVYQPDVRVFEVFDKDGTSMALFYCDYFKRDNKNGGAWMSNLVDQSKLLGNKPVIYNVANFSKPAAGQPALLSFDDVTTMFHEFGHALHGIFADAQYPGLSGANTARDFVEFPSQFNEHWATNPKVFANYAKNYQTGEPMPKALVDKMMKAGKFNSGYNMTELVSAALLDMNWHMLGADAPLQDADAFEAAALKKDKIDLSYVPPRYRSSYFQHIWGNGYAAGYYAYLWTQMLADDAFVGFQEHGGLTRENGDRFRAMVLSRGNTEELAKMYRDWRGQDPKIEPMLENRGLKDAPKK, encoded by the coding sequence ATGCTTCGTCTGCGTACGATTGTGATTGCCACCACGATGGCCTTGGCCGCCTGCTCGCAACAGCCCGAAAACACCGCGGCGCCCGCGCCGGCGGCGTCGGCCAGCAGCGCCAGCAGTACCGCGCCGGCGGCTTCCGACATCAGCAGCAATCCGTTCTACAACGCCAGTACGCTGCCGTTTCACGCGCCGCCGTTCGACAAGATCCATGACGCCGACTATCAGCCGGCGATCGACGAGGGCATGAAACAGCACCTGGCCGAGATCGAGAAAATCGCCAACAACCCCGAAGCGCCGACCTTCGAGAACACCTACGTGGCGATGCAAAAGTCCGGTGCCATGCTGACTCGCGTGCTGGCCTCGTTCGACGCTGTCACCGGTGCCAACAACGACGACGCGCTGCAGAAGGTGCAGGAAGAGGAAGCGCCGAAGCTGGCCGCGCATTCGGACGCGATCTATCTGGACAGCAAGCTGTTCCAGCGCGTGCAGACGATTTACGACCAGCGCGACACGCTCAAGCTTGATCCCGAATCGGCGCGCCTGGTCGAGGTGGTCTACAAGAACTTCGTTCACGCCGGCGCCAAGTTGTCCGATGCCGACAAGGCGAAGCTGAAGGATCTCAACAAGGAAGAGTCCACGCTCAGCACCGCGTTTACCAACATGCTGCTGGCGGCGACCAAGGACGCTGCACCGGTGATCGACGACAAGGCGAAGCTGGCCGGCTTGTCTGAGGCCCAACTGGCGTCGGCCAGTCAGGCGGGCAAGGATCGCCAGCAGGATGGCAAGTACGTGCTGTCACTGCAGAACACCACCCAGCAGCCCGAATTGCAGAATCTGACCGACCGCGCCACCCGTCAGGCGCTGTTCGAGGCCTCGTGGACCCGCGCCGAGAAGGGCGATGCCAACGACACCCGCAAGACCATCGAACGGCTGGCGCAGGTTCGCGCCCAACAGGCCAAGTTGCTCGGCTTCCCGAACTATGCGGCGTGGAAGCTCGACGACCAGATGGCAAAAACGCCGGACGCCGCGCTGAAGTTCATGCAGGACCTGGTGCCGGCCGTCACCGGGCGGGCCAAGCTCGAGGCAGCGGATATCCAGCAGGTGATCGACCAGCAGCATGGCGGCTTCAAGGTGCAGCCGTGGGACTGGGACTTCTACGCCGAGCAGGTGCGCAAGGCCAAGTACGACCTCGACGAAAGCCAGATTAAGCCGTACTTCGAACTCGACAACGTGCTGCAGAACGGCGTGTTCTACGCCGCCAACCAGCTGTATGGCATAACATTCAAGGAGCGCAAGGATATCCCGGTCTACCAGCCGGACGTGCGCGTTTTCGAGGTGTTCGACAAGGACGGCACCTCGATGGCGCTGTTCTATTGCGACTACTTCAAGCGCGACAACAAGAACGGTGGCGCGTGGATGAGCAACCTGGTTGACCAGTCGAAGTTGCTGGGCAACAAGCCGGTGATCTACAACGTTGCCAACTTCAGCAAGCCGGCGGCAGGCCAGCCGGCGCTGTTGTCGTTCGATGATGTGACCACCATGTTCCACGAGTTCGGTCATGCGCTGCACGGGATCTTCGCCGACGCGCAGTATCCGGGTCTGTCCGGTGCCAATACGGCGCGCGATTTTGTCGAGTTCCCGTCCCAGTTCAACGAGCACTGGGCGACCAATCCCAAGGTGTTCGCCAACTACGCGAAGAACTACCAGACCGGCGAGCCGATGCCGAAGGCGCTGGTCGACAAGATGATGAAGGCCGGCAAGTTCAACTCCGGCTACAACATGACCGAGCTGGTTTCAGCCGCGCTGCTGGACATGAACTGGCACATGCTGGGTGCTGACGCGCCGCTGCAGGACGCCGACGCCTTCGAAGCGGCCGCGCTGAAGAAGGACAAAATCGACCTCAGCTATGTGCCACCGCGCTACCGCTCCAGCTACTTCCAGCACATCTGGGGCAATGGCTACGCCGCCGGTTACTACGCCTATCTGTGGACGCAGATGCTGGCGGACGATGCGTTTGTAGGCTTCCAGGAGCACGGCGGTCTTACCCGCGAGAACGGCGATCGCTTCCGCGCCATGGTGTTGTCGCGTGGCAACACTGAAGAGCTGGCCAAGATGTATCGCGACTGGCGTGGGCAGGACCCGAAGATCGAGCCGATGCTGGAAAACCGTGGCTTGAAGGACGCGCCGAAGAAGTAA
- the bioD gene encoding dethiobiotin synthase, protein MSTAVFVAGTDTGIGKTHVSCALLHALRMHGQRAVGMKPVASGCLVTPAGLRNDDALALIAASDPRPDYATCNPFAFIEAVSPHLAAAAEGAEVTMPPIKTAFAQLAQNADVVLVEGVGGWLAPLSPTLEANALPQALGLPVILVVGLRLGCLNHAQLTARAILADGCRLLGWVGNAVDPAMDRYDDNLESLRRLLPAPCLGVLPHGLAPAQAAELLDSAVVALE, encoded by the coding sequence ATGAGCACGGCGGTTTTCGTAGCCGGTACCGATACCGGAATCGGCAAGACGCACGTGTCTTGCGCGTTGCTGCATGCGTTGCGGATGCACGGCCAGCGAGCGGTTGGCATGAAACCCGTGGCCAGCGGCTGCCTGGTCACGCCCGCGGGCTTGCGCAATGACGACGCGCTGGCCTTGATCGCGGCCAGTGATCCACGGCCGGACTACGCCACGTGCAACCCGTTCGCTTTCATCGAGGCCGTGTCGCCGCATCTCGCGGCGGCGGCCGAAGGCGCCGAAGTGACGATGCCGCCGATCAAGACGGCTTTTGCGCAGCTGGCGCAAAACGCGGACGTGGTGCTGGTCGAAGGTGTCGGCGGCTGGCTGGCGCCGTTGTCGCCGACGCTTGAGGCGAACGCGCTGCCGCAGGCGCTCGGTTTGCCGGTGATCCTGGTGGTCGGGCTGCGGCTGGGCTGTCTGAACCATGCGCAGTTGACCGCGCGCGCCATTCTTGCCGATGGCTGCCGGTTGCTGGGCTGGGTCGGCAATGCGGTTGATCCGGCGATGGATCGGTATGACGACAACCTGGAAAGCTTGCGTCGGCTGTTGCCGGCGCCGTGCCTGGGCGTGCTGCCGCATGGTCTGGCGCCCGCGCAGGCGGCTGAGCTGCTGGACTCGGCGGTGGTGGCGTTGGAGTGA